In Phycodurus eques isolate BA_2022a chromosome 23, UOR_Pequ_1.1, whole genome shotgun sequence, a genomic segment contains:
- the LOC133398037 gene encoding RNA-binding protein with multiple splicing-like, producing MNKAEKENEPSEFSGSHEEEVRTLFVSGLPLDIKPRELYLLFRPFKGYEGSLIKLTSKQPVGFVSFDSRSEAEAAKNALNGVRFDPEIPQTLRLEFAKANTKMAKNKLVGTPNPPPSQQSPGPQFISRDPYELTVPALYPSSPDVWASYPLYPAELSPALPPAFTYPSSLHAQIRWLPPADGSPQGWKSRQFC from the exons GTCCGAACGCTCTTTGTCAGCGGGCTGCCACTCGATATCAAGCCACGGGAGCTTTATCTCCTCTTCAGACCATTTAAG GGCTATGAAGGTTCCTTGATAAAGCTCACCTCCAAACAG CCGGTGGGCTTTGTCAGCTTTGACAGTCGATCAGAGGCGGAGGCTGCTAAGAATGCCTTGAAC ggggtccggtttgatcCCGAGATCCCACAGACCCTCCGGCTGGAGTTTGCCAAGGCCAACACCAAGATGGCCAAGAACAAGCTGGTGGGCACTCCCAACCCCCCTCCGTCCCAGCAGAGCCCCGGCCCACAGTTCATTAGCAGAGACCCAT ATGAGCTCACAGTGCCCGCTCTCTATCCCAGCAGCCCAGACGTGTGGGCGTCATACCCGCTGTACCCGGCGGAGCTGTCGCCGGCCCTCCCTCCCGCTTTCACCTACCCCTCCTCGCTCCACGCTCAG ATCCGCTGGCTCCCACCTGCAGATGGAAGTCCTCAGGGATGGAAGTCAAGGCAGTTCTGCTGA